The following are from one region of the Coffea eugenioides isolate CCC68of chromosome 2, Ceug_1.0, whole genome shotgun sequence genome:
- the LOC113763825 gene encoding uncharacterized protein At3g49140-like isoform X3 gives MLMLEPPAAAVLLSRRSFDPIIPRCLPHSATFFISRNKYSKLRNHSCRGNSSSCASRRNGIRASAKEKPNCSGSGSGSGPVKQNAKPLRYHPFEEIAESELNANGEARLTPAETTRTLIEQVIIGLDTAEMLSEIELLDQSEIDFGIDEFDDEDSDVDDEDGEDEREDDNGYEKDWVAIIDNEEDQDEDSDGSLGDWAKLETMRSSHPMYFAKKLSEAASDDPIDFMDQPPAGLAIQGLLRPAFVEEHAVIQKHITDNQIIEDNTDQITKVEGHKENEIIQINGHKHEHGSAQEGINWVEELESDETPGNGTSFYKLEMVKIQLISAHGHQNFVEIEDFRRARPDAIAHSAAKIITRLKAGGEKTTQALKSLCWRCKGIQVEEVALIVVDSLGFDLRVCSGTQVQTLRFAFNKRASSEYSAERQLNHLLFPRANHKLQQKKEAHQTEL, from the exons ATGCTGATGCTCGAACCCCCCGCCGCGGCCGTCCTTCTCTCCCGCCGTAGCTTCGATCCCATCATTCCTCGTTGCCTTCCTCACTCGGCTACCTTTTTCATCTCCCG GAACAAGTACAGCAAATTGAGGAATCATTCATGCCGGGGAAACTCAAGCAGCTGCGCCTCCAGACGAAATGGGATTCGAGCGTCCGCAAAAGAGAAGCCCAATtgttctggttctggttctggttcaGGGCCCGTGAAACAGAATGCCAAGCCCCTGAGATATCATCCGTTTGAGGAAATTGCGGAGTCAGAACTGAATGCAAATGGGGAGGCTAGGCTTACCCCAGCTGAAACCACTAGGACCTTGATTGAG CAAGTCATTATTGGGTTAGACACTGCAGAAATGCTCAGTGAGATTGAGTTACTTGATCAATCAGAAATTGACTTTGGCATTGATGAATTTGACGATGAAGATAGTGATGTTGATGATGAAGATGGTGAAGACGAGCGTGAGGATGACAACGGTTATGAGAAG GACTGGGTTGCCATAATTGACAATGAGGAAGATCAGGATGAGGATTCTGATGGATCACTTGGAGACTGGGCTAAATTGGAGACCATGCGCTCTTCTCATCCAATGTATTTTGCTAAAAAGTTATCTGAG GCTGCATCAGATGATCCCATAGATTTTATGGACCAGCCACCTGCTGGCCTTGCTATTCAAGGCCTTCTAAGACCTGCATTTGTTGAAGAACATGCTGTGATCCAGAAACACATTACTGACAATCAAATTATTGAGGATAATACTGATCAGATTACCAAAGTGGAAGGGCATAAAGAAAATGAGATTATTCAAATTAATGGTCACAAACATGAACATGGATCAGCTCAGGAAGGGATCAATTGGGTTGAGGAATTGGAGAGTGATGAAACTCCAGGAAATGGAACTTCGTTTTACAAACTAGAGATGGTGAAAATCCAGCTAATTTCAGCGCATGGACACCAA AATTTTGTTGAAATAGAAGACTTTAGGAGAGCAAGACCTGATGCAATTGCACATTCGGCTGCCAAAATCATCACTCGTCTGAAAGCTGGCGGAGAAAAGACTACACAAGCTCTTAAATCACTTTGTTGGAGATGCAAGGGTATTCAAGTGGAG GAGGTTGCTCTCATTGTTGTAGATAGCCTTGGTTTTGACTTGAGAGTTTGCTCTGGAACACAAGTTCAAACACTGCGATTTGCATTTAACAAAAGG GCCTCCTCTGAATATAGCGCTGAAAGGCAACTCAATCACCTGCTGTTTCCGAGGGCCAACCACAAGCTCCAACAGAAGAAAGAAGCTCACCAGACTGAATTATAA
- the LOC113763825 gene encoding uncharacterized protein At3g49140-like isoform X1 produces the protein MLMLEPPAAAVLLSRRSFDPIIPRCLPHSATFFISRNKYSKLRNHSCRGNSSSCASRRNGIRASAKEKPNCSGSGSGSGPVKQNAKPLRYHPFEEIAESELNANGEARLTPAETTRTLIEVNSKATLMFSSLVNEQVHENIFWPDLPYVTDEHGNIYFQVKHDEDILQTLSSDDNLVQVIIGLDTAEMLSEIELLDQSEIDFGIDEFDDEDSDVDDEDGEDEREDDNGYEKDWVAIIDNEEDQDEDSDGSLGDWAKLETMRSSHPMYFAKKLSEAASDDPIDFMDQPPAGLAIQGLLRPAFVEEHAVIQKHITDNQIIEDNTDQITKVEGHKENEIIQINGHKHEHGSAQEGINWVEELESDETPGNGTSFYKLEMVKIQLISAHGHQNFVEIEDFRRARPDAIAHSAAKIITRLKAGGEKTTQALKSLCWRCKGIQVEEVALIVVDSLGFDLRVCSGTQVQTLRFAFNKRASSEYSAERQLNHLLFPRANHKLQQKKEAHQTEL, from the exons ATGCTGATGCTCGAACCCCCCGCCGCGGCCGTCCTTCTCTCCCGCCGTAGCTTCGATCCCATCATTCCTCGTTGCCTTCCTCACTCGGCTACCTTTTTCATCTCCCG GAACAAGTACAGCAAATTGAGGAATCATTCATGCCGGGGAAACTCAAGCAGCTGCGCCTCCAGACGAAATGGGATTCGAGCGTCCGCAAAAGAGAAGCCCAATtgttctggttctggttctggttcaGGGCCCGTGAAACAGAATGCCAAGCCCCTGAGATATCATCCGTTTGAGGAAATTGCGGAGTCAGAACTGAATGCAAATGGGGAGGCTAGGCTTACCCCAGCTGAAACCACTAGGACCTTGATTGAG GTAAACAGCAAAGCCACCCTTATGTTTTCGAGTTTAGTTAATGAACAAGTCCATGAGAATAttttctggccggatttgccTTACGTGACTGATGAGCATGGAA ATATTTACTTTCAAGTAAAGCATGATGAAGACATTCTGCAAACTCTGTCGAGCGATGACAACCTCGTG CAAGTCATTATTGGGTTAGACACTGCAGAAATGCTCAGTGAGATTGAGTTACTTGATCAATCAGAAATTGACTTTGGCATTGATGAATTTGACGATGAAGATAGTGATGTTGATGATGAAGATGGTGAAGACGAGCGTGAGGATGACAACGGTTATGAGAAG GACTGGGTTGCCATAATTGACAATGAGGAAGATCAGGATGAGGATTCTGATGGATCACTTGGAGACTGGGCTAAATTGGAGACCATGCGCTCTTCTCATCCAATGTATTTTGCTAAAAAGTTATCTGAG GCTGCATCAGATGATCCCATAGATTTTATGGACCAGCCACCTGCTGGCCTTGCTATTCAAGGCCTTCTAAGACCTGCATTTGTTGAAGAACATGCTGTGATCCAGAAACACATTACTGACAATCAAATTATTGAGGATAATACTGATCAGATTACCAAAGTGGAAGGGCATAAAGAAAATGAGATTATTCAAATTAATGGTCACAAACATGAACATGGATCAGCTCAGGAAGGGATCAATTGGGTTGAGGAATTGGAGAGTGATGAAACTCCAGGAAATGGAACTTCGTTTTACAAACTAGAGATGGTGAAAATCCAGCTAATTTCAGCGCATGGACACCAA AATTTTGTTGAAATAGAAGACTTTAGGAGAGCAAGACCTGATGCAATTGCACATTCGGCTGCCAAAATCATCACTCGTCTGAAAGCTGGCGGAGAAAAGACTACACAAGCTCTTAAATCACTTTGTTGGAGATGCAAGGGTATTCAAGTGGAG GAGGTTGCTCTCATTGTTGTAGATAGCCTTGGTTTTGACTTGAGAGTTTGCTCTGGAACACAAGTTCAAACACTGCGATTTGCATTTAACAAAAGG GCCTCCTCTGAATATAGCGCTGAAAGGCAACTCAATCACCTGCTGTTTCCGAGGGCCAACCACAAGCTCCAACAGAAGAAAGAAGCTCACCAGACTGAATTATAA
- the LOC113762473 gene encoding dnaJ protein ERDJ2A-like: MAASDETGALFPIFILATIALPLVPYTILKLFRPASKKTRSIHCDCSDCFRSGKYRKSISSQTSNFLTCHNLMIIMLWFFMGILVFYIKNMSREIQVFEPFGILGLEPGASDSQIKKAYRRLSIQYHPDKNPDPDAHKYFVEYISKAYQALTDPISRENFEKYGHPDGRQGFQIGIALPQFLLNNNGESGGILLLSIVGVVILLPLVMAVVYLARSSKYTGNYVKRETLVTYFESMKPSLSLRKVVDIFIEAEEYKSLPVRRTDKDPIQKLFTIVRNELSLDQKNGKQEEAKFWKQHPAVIKTALLLQAHLTREKTVLTPDLQRDLNFVLQLAPRLLEELMKMAVIPRNAKGHGWLRPATGVMELSQCIIQAVRLSARKVSSTDGIASFLQLPHFSEAVAEKLARKKVRFQELQGMSLQERLELLSEVAGFSAAEIQDVEKVLGLMPCPTVEVTCETEGEEGIQEGDIVTVQAWVTLKRANGLIKAVPHAPSYPFHKEENFWLLLADANANSVWFSQKVNFMDEAAAVIAASEAVREKMEVLGAAGDETGAAVIEAVDRVRSGSRLIMGKFLAPAEGNYNLTCYLLCDSWIGCDKTTSLKVKVSKRSRTMTRRGQVMEEEPIPEDLSEDGEEIEEEKDDDYESEYSEDEDEKPNTSKKNFVKGPAVGKGKEDKKKGSNKGPARKKGR, translated from the exons ATGGCAGCCTCTGATGAAACTGGTGCACTGTTTCCGATTTTCATATTGGCCACGATTGCCCTGCCTTTGGTACCTTATACAATACTGAAGTTATTCCGTCCTGCCTCAAAGAAAACAAGGAGCATCCATTGTGACTGTTCAGACTGCTTCCGGTCAGGAAAGTACCGCAAATCAATTTCTAGTCAG ACATCAAACTTCTTGACATGCCATAACTTGATGATAATTATGCTCTGGTTCTTCATGGGAATCCTTGTTTTCTACATCAAGAACATGAGCCGCGAG ATTCAAGTTTTTGAGCCATTTGGAATTCTTGGACTAGAGCCCGGAGCTTCTGACTCACAGATTAAGAAGGCTTATCGTAGGCTTTCAATTCAATATCATCCGGATAAAAACCCCGATCCAG ATGCTCATAAGTATTTTGTTGAGTACATATCCAAGGCTTATCAGGCTCTGACAGATCCTATTTCCcgtgaaaattttgagaaatatgGACATCCAGATGGAAGACAG GGATTCCAAATTGGGATAGCTCTTCCTCAGTTTCTGCTAAATAACAATGGCGAATCTGGTGGGATTCTGTTGCTTTCAATTGTTGGGGTTGTAATACTATTGCCATTGGTGATGGCTGTTGTATATCTAGCAAGATCATCAAAATATACTGGAAATTATGTCAAACGTGAAACACTAGTCACCTATTTTGAGTCGATGAAACCATCtttgtctttgag GAAAGTTGTGGACATCTTCATTGAGGCTGAGGAGTACAAGAGTCTTCCAGTCCGAAGGACTGACAAAGATCCAATTCAGAAACTCTTTACAATAGTAAGAAATGAATTGAGCCTGGATCAAAAGAATGGGAAACAGGAGGAGGCAAAATTTTGGAAGCAGCACCCAGCAGTAATTAAG ACAGCACTGTTGTTGCAAGCCCATTTAACTCGGGAAAAAACAGTATTGACCCCAGATTTGCAGCGTGACCTCAACTTTGTGCTGCAATTGGCACCTCGCCTTCTTGAAGAGCTGATGAAG ATGGCTGTTATACCTCGAAATGCCAAGGGGCATGGGTGGCTAAGACCTGCCACTGGAGTTATGGAGCTTTCACAGTGCATTATTCAG GCTGTTCGTCTTAGTGCAAGGAAGGTCTCATCCACCGATGGTATTGCTTCTTTTCTACAACTTCCACACTTCAGTGAAGCAGTTGCAGAAAAATTAGCTCGCAAG AAGGTAAGATTTCAGGAGCTTCAGGGAATGAGTCTTCAAGAACGTCTTGAGTTGCTTTCTGAGGTAGCTGGTTTCTCTGCTGCTGAAATCCAAGATGTGGAGAAGGTGCTGGGGTTGATGCCTTGTCCAACAGTTGAAGTTACTTGTGAGACCGAGGGTGAGGAGGGTATACAAGAAGGTGACATTGTGACGGTACAGGCTTGGGTGACTTTAAAACGTGCTAATGGTTTGATCAAGGCCGTCCCACATGCCCCATCCTATCCATTCcacaaggaagaaaatttcTGGCTTTTGCTTGCAGATGCCAATGCCAATAGTGTGTGGTTTTCACAGAAGGTCAATTTTATGGATGAAGCTGCAGCAGTAATTGCTGCTTCAGAAGCAGTTCGGGAGAAAATGGAAGTCCTGGGGGCAGCTGGCGATGAGACTGGTGCTGCAGTGATAGAAGCTGTTGATAGAGTTAGGAGTGGTTCCCGACTCATCATGGGCAAGTTTCTAGCTCCAGCTGAAGGAAATTACAACTTGACTTGTTATTTGCTTTGTGATTCCTGGATAGGTTGTGATAAGACAACGAGCTTGAAGGTGAAAGTCTCAAAACGGAGCAGAACTATGACTCGAAGGGGTCAAGTGATGGAGGAAGAACCCATTCCGGAGGATCTCAGTGAAGACGGAGAGGAGATTGAAGAAGAGAAAGATGACGATTATGAGAGCGAGTACagtgaagatgaagatgaaaaaCCCAACACAAGTAAAAAAAACTTTGTGAAAGGCCCTGCAGTAGGAAAGGGCAAGGAGGATAAAAAGAAGGGGTCCAACAAAGGCCCTGCTCGTAAGAAGGGCAGGTAA
- the LOC113763825 gene encoding uncharacterized protein At3g49140-like isoform X2, translating to MLMLEPPAAAVLLSRRSFDPIIPRCLPHSATFFISRNKYSKLRNHSCRGNSSSCASRRNGIRASAKEKPNCSGSGSGSGPVKQNAKPLRYHPFEEIAESELNANGEARLTPAETTRTLIEVNSKATLMFSSLVNEQVHENIFWPDLPYVTDEHGNIYFQVKHDEDILQTLSSDDNLVQVIIGLDTAEMLSEIELLDQSEIDFGIDEFDDEDSDVDDEDGEDEREDDNGYEKDWVAIIDNEEDQDEDSDGSLGDWAKLETMRSSHPMYFAKKLSEAASDDPIDFMDQPPAGLAIQGLLRPAFVEEHAVIQKHITDNQIIEDNTDQITKVEGHKENEIIQINGHKHEHGSAQEGINWVEELESDETPGNGTSFYKLEMVKIQLISAHGHQNFVEIEDFRRARPDAIAHSAAKIITRLKAGGEKTTQALKSLCWRCKGIQVEASSEYSAERQLNHLLFPRANHKLQQKKEAHQTEL from the exons ATGCTGATGCTCGAACCCCCCGCCGCGGCCGTCCTTCTCTCCCGCCGTAGCTTCGATCCCATCATTCCTCGTTGCCTTCCTCACTCGGCTACCTTTTTCATCTCCCG GAACAAGTACAGCAAATTGAGGAATCATTCATGCCGGGGAAACTCAAGCAGCTGCGCCTCCAGACGAAATGGGATTCGAGCGTCCGCAAAAGAGAAGCCCAATtgttctggttctggttctggttcaGGGCCCGTGAAACAGAATGCCAAGCCCCTGAGATATCATCCGTTTGAGGAAATTGCGGAGTCAGAACTGAATGCAAATGGGGAGGCTAGGCTTACCCCAGCTGAAACCACTAGGACCTTGATTGAG GTAAACAGCAAAGCCACCCTTATGTTTTCGAGTTTAGTTAATGAACAAGTCCATGAGAATAttttctggccggatttgccTTACGTGACTGATGAGCATGGAA ATATTTACTTTCAAGTAAAGCATGATGAAGACATTCTGCAAACTCTGTCGAGCGATGACAACCTCGTG CAAGTCATTATTGGGTTAGACACTGCAGAAATGCTCAGTGAGATTGAGTTACTTGATCAATCAGAAATTGACTTTGGCATTGATGAATTTGACGATGAAGATAGTGATGTTGATGATGAAGATGGTGAAGACGAGCGTGAGGATGACAACGGTTATGAGAAG GACTGGGTTGCCATAATTGACAATGAGGAAGATCAGGATGAGGATTCTGATGGATCACTTGGAGACTGGGCTAAATTGGAGACCATGCGCTCTTCTCATCCAATGTATTTTGCTAAAAAGTTATCTGAG GCTGCATCAGATGATCCCATAGATTTTATGGACCAGCCACCTGCTGGCCTTGCTATTCAAGGCCTTCTAAGACCTGCATTTGTTGAAGAACATGCTGTGATCCAGAAACACATTACTGACAATCAAATTATTGAGGATAATACTGATCAGATTACCAAAGTGGAAGGGCATAAAGAAAATGAGATTATTCAAATTAATGGTCACAAACATGAACATGGATCAGCTCAGGAAGGGATCAATTGGGTTGAGGAATTGGAGAGTGATGAAACTCCAGGAAATGGAACTTCGTTTTACAAACTAGAGATGGTGAAAATCCAGCTAATTTCAGCGCATGGACACCAA AATTTTGTTGAAATAGAAGACTTTAGGAGAGCAAGACCTGATGCAATTGCACATTCGGCTGCCAAAATCATCACTCGTCTGAAAGCTGGCGGAGAAAAGACTACACAAGCTCTTAAATCACTTTGTTGGAGATGCAAGGGTATTCAAGTGGAG GCCTCCTCTGAATATAGCGCTGAAAGGCAACTCAATCACCTGCTGTTTCCGAGGGCCAACCACAAGCTCCAACAGAAGAAAGAAGCTCACCAGACTGAATTATAA
- the LOC113762539 gene encoding uncharacterized protein LOC113762539, whose translation MEQEGLSRPPRPLAGDKSRRDQGLYCAYHRDVGHDTEDCRHLKKDIEKLIKRGHLGQFVREERADQQRGRPRSERPGYPRDRSQGPRDRTPEQEIQNLAGVINTIAGGPAGGDSHTARRHNRPPPTGESSAKRLKIYEEIIYGPEDAVPLASNNHEAIVIEVITCNFKVKKVYIDNGSAIDVLYYKTFKELQLEDKQLVPVRTPLIGFAGPPVRPEGMITLMVMVGVSPKCRTVPVNFAVVKEPSSYNMILGRPTLNALRAICSTLHLSMKFPTSAGVAEVLGDPEVARACYIATLKGKEKLVAQTICLESWEPLEKGERLETDEGLAELPVQSGRPERTVKVGTGLGELIRSSLESLLVEYAEIFA comes from the coding sequence ATGGAGCAGGAGGGGCTCTCCCGACCTCCTCGGCCTTTGGCCGGGGACAAAAGCAGACGGGACCAAGGTCTGTATTGCGCTTACCATCGAGATGTGGGGCACGATACGGAGGACTGCCGTCATCTCAAGAAAGACATTGAGAAATTGATCAAACGAGGCCATCTTGGGCAGTTCGTACGGGAGGAACGAGCTGACCAGCAACGAGGAAGGCCCAGGTCGGAACGTCCGGGCTACCCCCGGGACCGGTCTCAGGGGCCTCGCGACCGAACTCCCGAGCAGGAAATACAGAACCTGGCGGGGGTGATTAACACTATTGCTGGAGGACCTGCTGGCGGAGATAGCCATACAGCTCGGCGGCACAATCGCCCCCCTCCCACGGGGGAGAGTTCGGCCAAGCGATTGAAGATATATGAAGAAATAATCTATGGACCAGAGGACGCGGTCCCTTTGGCCTCCAATAACCATGAAGCCATTGTGATAGAGGTCATCACCTGTAATTTCAAGGTGAAGAAGGTGTACATAGACAACGGAAGTGCCATAGACGTGCTGTATTACAAGACCTTTAAGGAGCTGCAGCTGGAGGATAAGCAGCTCGTGCCGGTTCGAACCCCGTTGATCGGTTTTGCAGGTCCTCCTGTAAGACCGGAAGGGATGATTACTCTCATGGTTATGGTGGGGGTGTCCCCGAAGTGCCGAACGGTCCCGGTAAACTTCGCGGTGGTTAAGGAGCCGTCGTCCTACAATATGATTCTTGGACGACCCACGCTGAATGCCCTCCGAGCTATTTGCTCCACCTTGCACCTCAGTATGAAGTTTCCTACCTCTGCTGGGGTAGCTGAGGTGCTGGGAGATCCGGAGGTGGCGAGAGCGTGTTATATTGCCACCCTCAAGGGCAAAGAGAAATTGGTAGCTCAGACAATTTGTCTAGAATCCTGGGAACCCCTGGAGAAGGGGGAAAGATTGGAGACAGACGAGGGGTTGGCCGAGCTGCCCGTCCAATCCGGCCGGCCCGAGCGCACAGTAAAGGTCGGCACCGGTCTGGGTGAGCTGATCAGGAGTTCTTTGGAATCGCTCTTGGTGGAATACGCAGAGATTTTTGCTTAG
- the LOC113763508 gene encoding DNA-directed primase/polymerase protein has protein sequence MEDDVDRLFQCFKCGVSPPQSAFRQRKKRQHSVKANDSAQAASTSCSITSSSPAGESHRDSPETQPSIQNPFPSAAITTNLNTKKQFSPIVFYGSPHGVPPKRPARLLRLLHEIRVDLSEKNKLREDIWATFPRQDEAIKYAKEHCKSHVFCYQDHANGQRRYLVSTYQEFWKRYKQMNPKFRHHYEVIQEGLPCHLYFDLEFSKRENVQKNGDEMVDLLLSIVFDALHENYSIDKSHDCIVELDSSTEEKFSRHLILRLPKTAFKDNSHAGAFVAEVCSRIHKSRETEERFKNLFVSKDSSETNCQCQLFVDNAVYSRNRCFRLPLSSKAGKSSVLLPSGRFKCKDMSEEEVFMASLICSMDDDCEKLLICKMDTDCVKSLRFDSETSIKFDKHSNLAQEFDWNACTIDASRTYMMGKSPFPSFDVFIENVASIGNKSGKIRSWYWFSEYGLMIYSMSRNRYCERIGRQHKSNHVMYVVDIRRGNYYQKCHDPDCRGYRSPLRPVPNGVIPDPGVFLHLSGQTEVPVDTASTADQSLMDSCKKEWWTEAIRLADQVESIQRTLDLTGMAEKWEEDDDWWRAVERTASQTESKYSSQA, from the exons ATGGAGGATGACGTAGATCGACTCTTCCAATGCTTCAAATGCGGCGTCTCTCCTCCTC AATCTGCTTTTAGACAAAGGAAGAAACGACAGCACAGTGTGAAGGCAAATGATTCAGCTCAAGCAGCATCCACCTCCTGTAGCATAACATCTTCCAGCCCAGCAGGGGAAAGTCATCGAGATTCACCCGAAACCCAGCCCTCTATCCAGAAT CCTTTTCCATCAGCGGCCATTACAACAAACTTGAACACCAAGAAGCAATTTTCCCCAATTGTCTTCTATGGCTCACCGCATGGGGTTCCTCCAAAGAGACCAGCTCGTTTGCTGCGATTGTTACATGAAATTCGCGTTGATCTCTCTGAAAAGAATAAGTTGAG GGAGGACATCTGGGCTACTTTCCCAAGGCAGGATGAAGCAATTAAATATGCCAAAGAGCATTGTAAATCTCATGTTTTTTGTTACCAGGATCATGCAAATGGCCAGAGAAGATATCTTGTTTCAACTTACCAGGAGTTTTGGAAAAG GTACAAGCAGATGAACCCAAAGTTTCGCCACCACTATGAAGTGATTCAAGAG GGATTACCATGTCATCTCTATTTTGATTTGGAATTCAGTAAGAGAGAAAATGTACAAAAGAATGGAGATGAAATGGTCGATCTCCTTCTATCCATTGTATTTGATGCCCTACATGAGAATTACAGTATTGATAAAAGCCATGACTGCATTGTAGAACTGGATTCATCCACTGAAG AAAAGTTTTCTCGTCATTTAATTCTCCGactacccaagactgcttttaaggACAACTCACATGCTGGTGCATTTGTTGCTGAG GTCTGTTCACGTATTCATAAATCAAGGGAGACAGAAGAAAGATTTAAGAATCTGTTTGTGTCGAAAGATTCAAGTGAAACCAATTGTCAGTGCCAGCTTTTTGTGGATAATGCTGTGTATTCAAGAAACCGCTGCTTTCGCCTACCTCTATCATCTAAAGCCGGCAAGAGTTCTGTGCTTCTACCTAGTGGGCGGTTTAAATGCAAGGACATG AGTGAAGAAGAAGTGTTTATGGCATCCTTGATTTGCAGCATGGATGATGATTGTGAGAAGCTTTTGATTTGTAAGATGGACACAGATTGTGTGAAGTCTCTGCGCTTTGATTCAGAG ACTAGCATTAAGTTTGATAAGCATTCTAATTTAGCTCAAGAGTTTGACTGGAATGCTTGCACAATTGATGCTTCAAGAACCTATATGATGGGCAAATCACCATTCCCATCTTTCGATGTTTTCATTGAAAATGTTGCCTCCATTGGAAATAAATCAG GGAAGATTCGGAGTTGGTACTGGTTTTCAGAATATGGATTGATGATATATAGCATGTCAAGAAATAGATATTGTGAACGGATTGGCAGACAACATAAAAGCAACCATG TAATGTACGTTGTTGATATTAGAAGGGGCAATTATTATCAGAAGTGTCATGATCCTGATTGCAGAG GATATCGATCTCCTTTACGTCCAGTTCCAAACGGTGTTATTCCCGATCCTGGAGTTTTCCTCCACCTGTCAGGACAAACTGAGGTTCCAGTAGATACAGCATCAACAGCTGATCAAAGTCTAATGGATAGCTGCAAGAAAGAGTGGTGGACTGAAGCCATAAGACTTGCAGACCAGGTTGAAAGCATACAGAGAACGCTAGATCTAACTGGCATG GCCGAAAAGTGGGAAGAAGATGATGACTGGTGGAGGGCTGTTGAAAGGACAGCATCCCAGACAGAATCGAAGTACTCTAGCCAAGCATGA
- the LOC113763826 gene encoding protein SAR DEFICIENT 4, whose amino-acid sequence MAAKQYQVDLTSTITPPIYISTQTLHSLLTHKSLITHLQSALPTVSSTIQSPVRQAHQTSPSSSLLLMPSWSLSPALPYIGVKLVTFHPNNSTLNLRGVHASYVLFHSLTGQTLASIDATELTVYRTSCVSALASHYLSRKDSETFVMIGAGSLAPHLIKAHLTVRPCLKRVIIWNRSFEKAKTLVEKLNGEGRLEGVCLEASNASLEEVVRLGDIVSCATSSETPLVKGVELKVGAHLDLVGSFQHSMRECDDEAIRRGRVFIDNEAAQVEAGELVGAFQRGVITRDDIVGDLVELINGEKDIGRRDSEEITVFKSVGSAVVDLLSAQLVYETRINNQNSSLHV is encoded by the coding sequence ATGGCTGCCAAGCAATATCAAGTTGATCTCACCTCAACCATCACGCCGCCGATCTACATCTCGACACAGACCCTTCATTCCCTTCTCACCCACAAATCCCTCATCACCCACCTTCAGTCCGCCCTCCCCACCGTTTCCTCCACCATCCAATCCCCAGTTCGCCAAGCTCACCAAACAAGCCCTTCCTCCTCTCTCCTCCTCATGCCGTCCTGGTCTCTCTCCCCTGCTCTTCCTTACATCGGAGTCAAGCTTGTTACCTTCCACCCCAACAACTCCACCCTCAACTTACGCGGAGTTCACGCAAGTTATGTGCTCTTCCACTCCCTCACCGGCCAAACCTTGGCTTCCATCGATGCCACTGAACTAACCGTTTACCGCACTTCTTGCGTTTCTGCTTTAGCTTCACATTACTTATCCAGAAAAGACTCGGAGACCTTTGTGATGATAGGTGCTGGTTCTTTAGCACCCCATTTGATCAAAGCTCATTTGACTGTAAGGCCATGTCTTAAGAGAGTGATAATATGGAACAGAAGCTTCGAAAAAGCCAAAACTTTGGTTGAGAAGTTGAACGGTGAAGGTCGACTTGAAGGGGTCTGTCTCGAGGCGAGTAACGCGTCCTTGGAGGAGGTGGTGAGGCTAGGAGATATAGTGAGCTGTGCCACGAGTTCGGAGACGCCACTGGTGAAAGGAGTGGAGTTGAAGGTTGGAGCCCATTTGGATTTGGTGGGATCGTTTCAGCATTCTATGAGGGAGTGCGATGATGAGGCCATAAGGAGGGGGAGAGTGTTCATCGATAATGAGGCAGCCCAGGTGGAGGCTGGGGAGTTGGTGGGTGCATTCCAGAGGGGGGTGATCACAAGGGATGATATTGTGGGGGACTTGGTGGAGTTGATCAACGGAGAGAAGGATATTGGGAGGAGGGATTCCGAGGAGATTACAGTGTTCAAATCAGTTGGTTCTGCCGTTGTGGATCTTCTCAGTGCACAGCTGGTGTATGAGACTCGCATCAACAATCAAAACTCCTCCCTCCATGTATGA